One genomic window of Panicum hallii strain FIL2 chromosome 6, PHallii_v3.1, whole genome shotgun sequence includes the following:
- the LOC112898557 gene encoding uncharacterized protein LOC112898557, translating into MALACTGRLIHPGMVSKNPRTPPPPPHLHLHTHRPVATTMTSSSHHFALHSVDVSKDDKPLETPPPPTAEGAQQDAAAPLQPEEDDGPKLDPRRFEEKFAVLNTGIHECRSCGYRYDQAAGDPSYPVPPGLPFEQLPDDWRCPTCGAAQSFFESKSVEIAGFAQNQQFGLGGNSLTSGQKGLLIYGSLLLGFLFFISGYFLQ; encoded by the coding sequence ATGGCGTTAGCCTGCACAGGCAGGCTAATCCACCCCGGCATGGTGTCCAAGAATCCAAgaacgccaccaccaccaccgcactTGCACCTCCACACCCATAGGCCCGTGGCCACCACGATGACATCGTCGTCCCATCACTTCGCGCTCCACTCCGTCGACGTCTCCAAGGACGACAAGCCGCTggagacgccgccgccgccgactgcAGAGGGCGCTCAGCAagacgccgccgcgccgttgcaGCCGGAGGAGGACGACGGCCCGAAGCTGGACCCGCGGCGGTTCGAGGAGAAGTTCGCGGTGCTCAACACGGGTATCCACGAGTGCCGGTCGTGCGGGTACCGGTACGACCAGGCGGCGGGGGACCCGTCGTACCCGGTGCCGCCTGGCCTGCCGTTCGAGCAGCTGCCCGACGACTGGCGGTGCCCCACGTGCGGCGCCGCGCAGTCCTTCTTCGAGAGCAAGAGCGTCGAGATCGCCGGGTTCGCGCAGAACCAGCAGTTCGGGCTCGGCGGCAACTCCCTCACCTCTGGACAGAAGGGGCTGCTCATCTACGGCAGCCTCCTCCTCggcttcctcttcttcatctcCGGCTACTTCTTGCAATGA